The Tropicibacter oceani DNA segment AACGTGCGCCAACTGATCAACCTGGCCGAACGCGCGGTCCTGCAATCGCGCCGGGGACAGGGAACGATCGCCTCACTGCTGATGAGCGATCACGACCAGATGCAACCGGTGATGACCACCGAAGGCAAACCGCTCAAGGAATACGTCGAGGCCTTCGAACGCATGCTGATCGACAATACCATGCGCCGCCACAAGGGCTCGATCTCGGCCGTCATGGACGAGCTTTGCCTGCCGCGCCGGACATTGAACGAAAAGATGGCCAAATACGGGTTGCAGCGCGCGGACTACCTCTGAGCGCATCGCGCGTGTCAACTGCCGGAACGAGGGGCCAGCCCCTCGTGCTCCCCGGGATATTTCGGGCACAAAGAAACAAGGCGCCGCGACTGGTGTTTCTTTGTGCTGAAAATATCCTGGGGTGAATGCCGCAGGCAGAGGGGCAAAGCCCCTGCATTTCAGAACAAAAAAGCGCCCGGCTTTTGGCCGGGCACCGTTTTTAAGGTATGCGGTTTTCTCAGTGGAGCAGGCGGCCCATGGCGCCGGCCACGTCGGCCATACGGGCCGAAAAACCCCATTCATTGTCGTACCAGGCCAGAACGCGGACAAGGCGCGTTCCGGTGACCTTGGTCTGATCGGGCGCGAAGATCGAGCTGTGGGTCGTGTGGTTGAAGTCGATCGAAACCTTGGCTTCGGGATCGTAGGACAGCACCGATCCCATGCGGCCGGCTGCGGCTTCGGCCACGATTTCGTTCACATTGTCGACGGTCACGTCCCTGGAGGCATAGAAGGTCAGGTCCACCGCCGAGACGTTCGGGGTGGGCACGCGCATCGCGGTGCCGTCCAGCTTGCCCTTGAGGTTCGGAAGCACTTCGCCAAGGGCCTTGGCAGCGCCGGTCGAGGTCGGGATCATCGCCATGGCGGCGGCGCGGGCGCGGTACAGGTCGGCGTGGCGGCGGTCCAGTGTCGGCTGGTCGCCGGTATAGCTGTGGATCGTGGTCATGATGCCGCTTTCGATGCCGATGGCTTCGTCCAGCACCTTGGCCAGCGGCGCCAAGCAGTTGGTGGTGCAGGACCCGTTCGAGATCATGGTATCTCCGGCCACCAGGTCACGGTGGTTGACGCCGTAGACGATGGTTTTCTGCACGTTCTTGGCGGGGGCCGAGATCAGCACGGATTTCGCGCCGCGCTGCATGTGGCCCGCGGCCTTGGCGCCATCGTTGAACTTGCCGGTGCATTCCAGCACCACGTCGCAGCCGCCCCAATCCAGTTCATCCATATCATACGAGGACATCACGTCGATCGGGCCGCGGCCCAGGTCCATGGTGTTTTCCGTCACGCGGACCTGGCCGGGAAAGCGGCCGTGCACGCTGTCGTAGCGCAGCAGGTGGGCGTGGGTTTCGATCGGGCCGGGGGCGTTGATCTTGACCACCTGTACATCGTTGCGGGCACTTTCCGCGATATGGGCCAAGGTGCAACGGCCAATCCGGCCAAATCCGTTGATGCCTACTGTGACGGTCATGCGCGTGCCTCCAACAAGAAATGTTAAAGGGGGTATACGGTGGCATGCTGCACCTGCAAAGATAAAATATGTCGATTTGACAGCGTGTTAGCGATAAACATGGGGTCGCGCCGACTGATGGCGCTAACGCTTGCTTGGGGTTTGCGTTAACATCCCTGGCCTGCGCCGCGGTGGGCAGAATCGGCTATCGGCTTGCGATTTGCCGTCTGCCCGCTAGGGTGCCGGGAACAGATTTGGAGACGCGGTATGAGTGGACTTCTGGCGCTGCTGGATGATGTGGCGGGCATTGCAAAGGTGGCTGCGGCCTCGGTCGATGATGTGGCGGCGGCGGCGGCCAAGGCCGGCAGCAAGACGGCGGGCGTGTTGATCGACGACGCGGCAGTGACGCCGAAATACGTGCACGGGTTCGAACCGGCCCGCGAATTGCCGATCATCTGGCGCATTGCGCGCGGCTCGTTCTTCAACAAGCTGGTGATCTTGTTGCCTGCGGCCTTGCTGCTGGCCAGTTTCGCGCCGTGGATGGTGCCGCCCTTGCTGATCCTGGGGGGCAGCTATCTGTGTTTCGAAGGCGCGGAAAAGATCGTGCATGTGCTGATGCCGCATGATGACCATTCGGGCGGCCCGGATGGCAGCCATGACATCGGCGATCCGATGCATCTTGAGGAACAGAAGATCAAGGGCGCGATCAAGACGGATTTCATCCTGTCCGCCGAGATCATGACCATCGCGCTTTCGGTGATCGACAGCCCGAACATCTGGATGCAGGCGGCGACGCTGGCGCTGGTCGGGGTGATGATCACCGTGGCCGTCTATGGTGCGGTGGCGGTGATCGTCAAGATGGACGACATCGGGCTGTGGTTGTCGCAGGTCGGCAGGCTGGGGCTGACGCGGGCACTGGGGCGCGGGATCGTCAAGTTCATGCCCTGGCTGCTGAAGGGGCTGACCATCGTCGGCACGGCGGCGATGCTTTGGGTGGGCGGGTCGATCATCATCCATTCGCTGGCGCAGATGGGATGGCACATGCCCGAAGAGACGATCCATGACATTGCCGTGGCCTATGGCAACCACCAGCCCGCGCTGGAATGGATGATCACCGCCGGGATCGACTTTGTCCTGGGGCTGGCCTGGGGGCTGGTGCTGATCCCCGTGGGGGTCAAGATCGTGGCGCCGATCTGGGGCGCGCTGTTTGGCGGCGAAAAGTCCGAAGCGCATTGACCGAAGGCCCCGTAGCCGCTTTGCGCGGCACGGCGTGACAATGAAAAGGGCCGGGGAAATCCCCGGCCCTGTGTCGTTTCTGGTGGCAGGCCTCAGCCCAGAAGGGCGCGGACCTTGGCGGCAACGTTGTCTGCCGTGATGCCGAACTTTTCGTACAGGGTTTCCGCCGGGGCCGAGGCGCCAAAGCGGTCCATGCCGACGAAATCGGCCTTGGCTTCGCGGCCACGCTCGCCCAGCAGCCAGCGGTCCCAGCCCTGACGCACGGCAGCCTCGACCCCCACGCGGACGGGGCCGGCGGGCAGGATGCGCTTGCGATAGGCTTCGTCCTGCTGCGCGAACAGCTCCATGCAGGGCATGGAGACGACGCGGGTGCCGATGCCTTCCGCCTGCAGCGCGTCGCGCGCGGCCAGGGCAATTTCGACCTCGGAGCCGGTGGCGATGATGATCGCCTGACGCTTGCCCTCGGCCTCGGCCAGCACATAGGCGCCTTTTTCCACGAGGTTCGAGTTCTTGTGCTCAAGCCGCACGGTCGGCAGGTTCTGGCGCGTCAGCGACAGCACCGACGGCGTGCCGGTCTGGCGCAGCGCGATTTCCCAGGCCTCGGCGGTTTCCACCGCATCCGCAGGGCGGAAGACCAGCGTGTTCGGCGTGGCGCGGCTGATGGCCAGATGTTCCACCGGCTGGTGGGTCGGGCCGTCTTCGCC contains these protein-coding regions:
- the gap gene encoding type I glyceraldehyde-3-phosphate dehydrogenase encodes the protein MTVTVGINGFGRIGRCTLAHIAESARNDVQVVKINAPGPIETHAHLLRYDSVHGRFPGQVRVTENTMDLGRGPIDVMSSYDMDELDWGGCDVVLECTGKFNDGAKAAGHMQRGAKSVLISAPAKNVQKTIVYGVNHRDLVAGDTMISNGSCTTNCLAPLAKVLDEAIGIESGIMTTIHSYTGDQPTLDRRHADLYRARAAAMAMIPTSTGAAKALGEVLPNLKGKLDGTAMRVPTPNVSAVDLTFYASRDVTVDNVNEIVAEAAAGRMGSVLSYDPEAKVSIDFNHTTHSSIFAPDQTKVTGTRLVRVLAWYDNEWGFSARMADVAGAMGRLLH
- a CDS encoding DUF808 domain-containing protein, which produces MSGLLALLDDVAGIAKVAAASVDDVAAAAAKAGSKTAGVLIDDAAVTPKYVHGFEPARELPIIWRIARGSFFNKLVILLPAALLLASFAPWMVPPLLILGGSYLCFEGAEKIVHVLMPHDDHSGGPDGSHDIGDPMHLEEQKIKGAIKTDFILSAEIMTIALSVIDSPNIWMQAATLALVGVMITVAVYGAVAVIVKMDDIGLWLSQVGRLGLTRALGRGIVKFMPWLLKGLTIVGTAAMLWVGGSIIIHSLAQMGWHMPEETIHDIAVAYGNHQPALEWMITAGIDFVLGLAWGLVLIPVGVKIVAPIWGALFGGEKSEAH